A single genomic interval of Spirosoma linguale DSM 74 harbors:
- a CDS encoding hypothetical protein (KEGG: mlo:mll4444 hypothetical protein) has protein sequence MKNSKILQIGLFVSVISILAYCKPADPVPETVVQREDTMSIAQVRLFHDNPIPSRIRVTDAGREGTFTLDEADMSSPDNMGTVLVTTKGHRYKRTYSGSANAYWFGVDVADTDIGPELQAAVTAVSDLTIPDGTYTQTTPVHLKSNIAIRANPGKVTIKLPKSYISLVNPDDPKIPLSDILIDGLSWIVSSQEKGTYGTIYLDGPSITNLTIQNCTGNDAAAKDSTNWLTVKIQANRTGSNIVVRNNTVQAKRMACEIFNHDNYNVYAGRNITVSSNNFSNCRFGISLSGPLEQITVSSNYIKNCSLFGIEIAGAARNVSITNNKFEGVFDKFLTGSNDGSGPDQNGGTIVGGMVVSGNGTVGTVTGGVQFFNGGAIQFTKNNFSMTGMLELAHSTAGGLFNENVIESAANKAIICDNSPNNTFTNNTISNKTSPGNQATLMAYGSKATNNVLMNNKLIQGSGGKPYDAVLGGSVKASMNYDESGNLLP, from the coding sequence ATGAAGAATTCAAAAATACTTCAGATAGGCCTGTTCGTGTCTGTTATCAGCATACTGGCCTATTGTAAACCGGCTGATCCTGTCCCGGAAACTGTTGTGCAGCGGGAGGATACCATGAGCATTGCTCAGGTGAGACTCTTCCATGACAACCCGATTCCCAGTCGAATTCGGGTTACGGATGCGGGCCGGGAAGGTACCTTTACCCTCGATGAGGCCGATATGAGCAGCCCCGATAATATGGGCACTGTACTGGTTACCACAAAAGGCCACCGCTACAAACGGACCTATTCGGGCTCGGCCAATGCTTACTGGTTTGGTGTCGATGTGGCAGATACCGATATAGGCCCCGAACTACAAGCTGCCGTAACGGCCGTTAGTGACCTGACCATTCCGGACGGCACCTACACGCAAACCACCCCGGTTCATTTAAAAAGCAACATAGCCATCCGGGCCAATCCCGGAAAAGTTACGATCAAGCTGCCCAAATCGTACATCTCGCTGGTTAACCCCGATGACCCTAAAATACCCCTGTCTGATATTCTGATCGATGGGTTGTCGTGGATCGTAAGCTCACAGGAAAAGGGGACTTACGGCACCATTTACCTCGACGGCCCTTCCATTACCAACCTCACCATACAGAACTGCACCGGCAACGACGCAGCCGCCAAAGACAGCACCAACTGGCTCACCGTGAAGATACAGGCTAACCGCACCGGTTCCAACATTGTGGTACGCAACAATACCGTTCAGGCAAAACGAATGGCCTGCGAGATTTTCAACCACGACAATTACAATGTGTATGCAGGCAGGAACATAACGGTTAGCAGCAACAATTTTTCAAACTGCCGCTTCGGTATTTCCTTATCCGGGCCATTGGAGCAAATAACCGTCTCCAGCAATTACATCAAAAACTGTAGCCTGTTCGGCATCGAGATTGCCGGTGCGGCCCGGAATGTCAGCATTACGAACAACAAGTTTGAAGGCGTTTTCGACAAGTTTCTTACGGGTTCGAATGATGGCAGCGGTCCCGACCAGAACGGGGGAACAATTGTTGGAGGGATGGTCGTTTCCGGCAACGGAACCGTTGGCACCGTTACGGGTGGTGTTCAGTTCTTCAACGGGGGGGCTATTCAGTTCACCAAAAACAATTTTTCCATGACGGGTATGCTGGAACTGGCCCATTCTACGGCAGGTGGTTTATTCAACGAAAACGTCATTGAGAGTGCAGCCAACAAAGCAATTATCTGCGACAATTCACCGAATAATACATTTACGAACAACACCATTTCCAACAAAACCAGCCCCGGCAATCAGGCTACGCTAATGGCTTATGGCAGTAAAGCCACCAACAACGTACTCATGAACAACAAACTAATTCAGGGCAGCGGAGGCAAACCATACGACGCCGTACTGGGCGGTAGTGTTAAAGCGTCGATGAATTACGATGAATCGGGTAATCTACTGCCCTAA